The nucleotide window CACACACACTTACCCTTAAATGTCCCATCACTCATAGCTATCCAAAGCTTTGCGACAACTCTTAACTTGAGCCTATGACACTAggaatttgaacaatttttattttctatcaatATAACCCTCATACTTTCATTGAATCCTCTTCTcttcatttatctatttattatttactttcatTAAACTTGATCTCCCTTGAGATTTATTTCTGGGTTCGCCGTAGTCAGATGACACTCGAATCCACTCTTCATAATTAGGTAATAGCATTATGTTAAACATTAAAGTCATGGAGGTTTATGGCGATTAtgcaaagagagaaaaaagccTAAAAAAGGTAAACCCCTGAGATAACAAGTCAGAATCCAAGACACAAGGCACACGCTCCAGCTTTTGTTGTttccaaactcaaactcaggTTTGTTCCTAAGAAACACAACACAGTCATAAAACATCCTTAATCATTACGAAAATCCACAACCCAAAAATATAAATCGCATGATTCTGTTCAAACCCTAAAAGTGTATGTTATTCAAAATCAGATCTTTCACTGTTTGCTGAAAATAtccgagaaaaaaaaaatgaaagaaaaatcccTGTTAGATCTCCGCAGAACAACGAAACAAGAACATGATGAAGTTGGCTgatttttttttcgtttttgctttgttttcagGGTTTTCAATCTGGGTTTGTGCTTAAGAAGGGAACAGAGAGAAGTTGAGAAAGaaaggtataattttttttcttctcttttatacGTGTGTACATGCATGTATGTATACACATGTATGATGGTATGTATGTTTCTATGTGAGCTTGTGTAtgtgtttgtttatatttttggaTTTCATGGGGAGTTTTGGGTTCCTTTTTTAACCCTTTTATCGGTACGATcagttattatttatgtttttattcctatttttgttaTCATCTGTGATCTTGGGTCGTAACTGTTTGGTATGatctttgaatattatttgtttataggTTACTGTGTGTTCTtctattaatgattaaattagGCAATATGAGTTCATATATGAATTGGGCATAAAATTTATGTTGTGCTCAATTTACTGgtttttggttgaatttcttccgTTCTTGTTGAACACATTTTtgtaaagaaatttgaaaagaaaaagttagatTTTGTGAAGTTTTAATGACAGTTAAAAGAAAAGAGCTTATCTCTATTTTCCGGAGCCATATTGATGGCAAATTGTTCTGGATTTGTGATGAACTTTAAATACTGCATGCTGTTTTCATTCAATGAAGATACATATAATGATGGTGTCAATGTAAACATAGATTGTCTATTAAAGTTCTAGCATTTGCGTAATCACCTTTGTTGTAAAACTTTTTCTGCATGTATATTTAAATACTTGTTGGCAATGGAAAGGATTTACtgtatttagaaattaaatcaatagTACAGTTTTGTGCGTCAGTTCCTGGTTACATTTGTGGACAGAATCTTTTGGGATATTActtttttgtatgtttttgcCTTTCGCTGACACGTAGAGATGAAAGAGGAAGCACTGaacatcatttgaaaaaaattgtacatatactCAGAGCATCTGGAGGATTCTTGTATGGGCTTGCTTTGTCTCAGTTGCAATAATATGATGAAAAAGTCGTTCTCGTATTTTCTAAAGTGATATTCTTTGTTGAAATTACAGTGATTTACAGATTGATTTCAGTTTCATATGACATTTTGCAGTTCAATATATCAGAAATCCTTTTTATGTACAGCATATTCATCTTtctaattaaaggaaaaaaaagaaaacaacaatttttttttaagtaaaaagttTCTCTGTTTGCTAAAatataaactctctctctctctctctctctctctctatatatatatattttaagggGCTGTTTGGTGTTGGAGATTGAGCCTGAACTAGGatttattttgtgaaaattCTCCTTTGGTTAATATTTATGTCCCTCTAAGGTCATTAGTTAGTGGTTTATCTATATTCTTGCGTGCGAAAGTGAAAATGTTCAATATCACTGTGTAATGGGATAAAAAACTAACGGTTGAGTTCATTCTTATTAATTATCATGTTGAAGTTCTAATAGGGAAttcaattttcagattttcaataaattttgaattcattaattatttcatGGTCCTTTATGACTCTACTGATATTGGACCTGTTAtaagaaatttgaatttattaatttgaaatccAATCTGCTGCAAAGCTTTTCCCCCCTCTTTTTGTGTTCACTTATACTATGATGAATCTTTTCTCTTGCTAAGATAATTTCCCTTGTGCATTTGGTTTGGAATGAGAACTTTTTATATCTACTATGCGATGCTgtgaattttgattcaaattttcttGTTCCTTTTTCTGTTTGCATTTAGAACAGAGTACCTGTGTTTTTGATTCTATTGGATCAGAATGGACCAGCAAGGACATGGACAGCCCACTTCTATGGGAATGGTTGGTAGTGGAGCTCAGTTGCCATATGGCACAAACCCTTATCCGCCGAATCAAATGACTGGGGCCCCGAATGCTGGATCAGTGATCACATCAGTTGGGACTCTTCAATCTCCTACTCAACCAGCAGGTGCTCAGCTGGCACAGCACCAACTTGCCTATCATCAAATCCATCAGCAGCAGCAACAGCAACTGCAGCAGCAACTCCAGTCATTTTGGGCAAATCAGTACCAAGAAATAGAAAAAGTTAATGACTTCAAGAATCATAGCCTTCCCTTAGCAAGGATCAAGAAGATCATGAAGGCTGATGAGGATGTGAGAATGATATCAGCAGAGGCACCGGTTATATTCGCCAGGGCATGCGAAATGTTTATCTTGGAATTGACTCTGCGATCCTGGAATCACACAGAAGAGAACAAAAGGAGGACACTCCAAAAGAATGATATTGCAGCAGCAATTACCAGGACTGATATCTTTGATTTTTTAGTTGACATTGTGCCTAGGGAGGATCTGAAAGATGAAGTACTTTCATCAATCCCAAGAGGAACCATGCCCGTTGCTGGACCTGCTGATACACTAGCTTATTGTTATATGCCACCTCAACATGCTCCTCAGGTTGGGTCTACTGGCATGATCATGGGTAAGCCTGTGATGGATCCTTCAATGTATGCCCAGCAGTCTCACCCTTACATGGGTCAACATATGTGGCCACAGGGACCAGAGCAACAGCAATCACCCTCAGATCATTAATGGTTGTAGCATGGAAGCCAAAGAATAGCGTAAGTTCTTATTTAGTATGTATGTTGCTAGTTTGCCATTGATTAAAATGCTATTAGATAGTGTTGTATTCGAGAGCTATCTTGGAACAAGTTTTTGTGCTCAAATTTCTTCGCATTTTCTTCCTAGCTGTGGGTCCCTTCTGTCCTCCACTCGTGGAGATTTTCCTGCAATGTTTTTTCAATGTGATTTTTTGCATAGATTCTTTGTATATGACATGTATGTCCTTTACATCATTTCAGCATGAATCTCCTTGATGATTCAAAACCTGCCCTTGTGCGTATGGTGTttcaatattattctttttgtgttttatatttattgaatgtTTAGAATCACGGTTTCTAATTGAATCATCTTGCTGATATCAACAGGGGAAGACTGGAGGCCTCTAGCAACCAGAAGCTGCCTCTTGAGATTTCTGCCAAAGACTAGCAGATTTTCTGTAAATAATATGTTGAAAAGAATAGCCGATCTTGATTGATCCCTTTTTTCACCTGGTTGTTATCTTTGCATTTCTAGTCGGTAATATGATATTACTCAAAGATCATGTATAAGTAATATGTTTGAAAAGAACAGCTTTTTCATGATTGAACCCTTTTTTACCCGGGTGGTTATCATTTCTGGTTAGCTATGGTTTACCCAAAGATgtataaatagtaatttcctTTTTACCATGAAACTGAAATTCTGTTCCTTAACCTCTACAATGATTCAGCAGCTTGTTGCTGTCCCTTGTATTAAAAGAACAAATGTTTCAGTTGATGaaagtattttaaattatttgtacaatACCATATGAGTAACAAAGGCTTGGTATAATGGTAGTCTGTCCTTAACACATTTACCAGTATGATGTGTATCTGTTCAAGTTATGAAGTATAACCGGTGGCACAGTGACCCACTTTGCAATTATCAGATAATTAACAGTTCCAGTCTCAGTTTTGTCACATATGGCTACAAGGATGGTCATCTGATCATCATCAAGCATAATAACAAAGGTCACCTGAAGTGTGGATTCAGATTCAAAGTTGGTCTAGCAGAAAGCATTGGACGTTTAAAGTGGTCCTGCCCCCAGAATTAGATGATCTTCCTGAGCAGGCCTTTGATTTAGGCATCTCATTTGATAAATCTGTATCCGACATTGGAGCACAAAATGTAGAAAGCACAGACAGGAGCACCACACtaataaaatcttttgaatTCAGCTTAAGCTAAAGTTTAGGGAGAAACtgcttaaaatatatattcttgaaaaggggaaaaaaaacaaaaaacaaaaaagaacagCCATTACAAGGGCAAGACGGAAGGCTGAAGCCACTGAACAATAGCCTCTCATGTTTCCATCATTGGCAAACAAGAATAAGCATGTTACTAAACATACTCAAAACATTTGACCTGACGATACATTTTATAGCAAACATCACTCGGTAGCATGCCAAAATCTGATTCAGCAGATAACAAGAAATTATCATGGCATACAAAGCTAGTTCATTGTCTGGTGAAACTCAGGAAAATTTGATCAAAAGTAAGAGAGTAAATTCCAAAAATGCCAATCTAATCATTACCATGGACTTGGCATTAGTAACTGAACATACAGTTACAAGTTCAAACTTGAGAAGCAAGACCTTTCTACAAGAAGCAATCTACTTATCAACTAGACTGTTTTCCTTCATCACAATACCCTCGAGAATCCCATCAGTGCCAAAATTTCCAGTAAACTGTTGAGGATCAACTGGTCCTGGCAACTGAAATGAGAGTGAAAAGCGTCCTGGGGGGCAGAGGTTCCGACTTTGCATTTCAAACACTTGGGAGTATCTGTACACTGATTTCTCACCTGTTGTTGTCACCCCCCTTATCAGTACCTTCCCGGAGGCATCAACTTCACAACTGAAATGCCCTGCATAAAGGAAATATCACTGGAAATGAAACACCATTTTCCAGTAGCAAGATCAATACTAAAGCAACAAAGAACAATGACCTTAGCTAAGATGATCGAGTCATCACTTATATCTTCCAGTGATAAGTCTCAAACTTAACAAGAAATGATCTTGGTTTTGAAAATGTAttacaaatacaaaaagaaatgaCTTCACTAATCAGTAAAGCTTAAAGGGATTGCTGCTTTATATGACTCTACATCTTTGACATCATGTACATGGTGGAGATGAGATTATAGACAGAATtcacaaattataaataaatagatgcTACTTAAGCAACCATGAAAAGCAACAATGGACTCAAGCTATGAAAATGAAGTAGCTATGACAAACTTACTTTCATCTCTTTTTACTCCTGGAAGTGCAACACGAAACAGATATGAATCATCACACTCGCCAATGTCCATAAGTCCAACTATTGGTCCAACACGTCCCATGGCTGCAGTCCCAGTCAATGCAAATCCACTTTTAGCAGCAGCTGTTATATCAGTCCACTCTTGTTTGGTTGGGCGAGAAGCAAGAAATATCATTGCTGGACCATCAACATCCAGAAAATTGGTGTCAACCTTAGTTGTCAATGGAGTCATACAAGGATACATTCTTGGTGCAACACTGGATGGCATACTATTTATGGGTTCTGCATCATGAATATCTTGTTCCTTAGATCTCATGGCATCGTCCATACGTCTTTTTCTTTGAGAAATATAAGATGACATAAATGGAGGAGAATCTCCATTGGATTCAGCTTCTTTGACTTGCACATTATATAAAACACAATGATCTTCTGAAATGTGGAACCTAGCAGCATCTCTGCTCAGATACAAATTCTCAATCCCAGTTAACCTTCTAAACCTTTGTACATCTTCTGGGTTATTGTAAGAGATATCTGGGTTGTTTATAAAAACAATGTTTTCAATGATTTTGTAATGATTTCTGGACTTTGAATGGCTATGTAGTTGGAGAGGAAAAAGATCTGGAAACTGAGGATAAATGAGAGGCAATTTAAGATCAGAGTTTGAGAgttttcccttaaaaaaatgGTTCAACCAAGGTAATCTAACAGTAAGAGATTGATCTGCCTTCCTAAGTGCATAATAGTATATCCTTTCTACTTCTACAGTTTTCATGTGTGATCCAGCTAGTTGATCAGAAGTATATGGCGGAAGGCCCCCTGCCATTCTTTGAAAAACTGACTTCTGTGGTTCACCTTTCAGATCAGGACCAAAATACGTACTGAAAATGAAGTACAAGAGAAAACGTTGATCTTCACCTGGTATTGCTCCAGTTGGTACGTTATTGGATTCTAACCTTGGAGCAGCAGGAAAAACTGTCACGTGAGATGGGCTATCCATAGCAATAGCTCACACTGCAAAGATCTGCATGCGAAAACAAaagtaattaagaaaaataaccaTCTTTAAGGAAACATGACCTCTGTATATCACAGAAAGTGTAATTAAAAGCATGACATAAACATGACATATAAGTATATCCGGTAATCATCTTGACTTTGGCAATATAAGAAAAGATACAAATTGTTCTATCATCTTTGATGTAGAGTCCATTCTAGTACCAATTATGCACCTTATTATTCCCACAACTTGACAACAAGAGAACATATCAACCATAAACCTATTTCCTTCTGAATTGTGCATAATAGCCAAGTTGCATATCCATAGGTTATGATGTTGCAAGTAAACAAACAATACCATATatcaacacaaaaacaaatggCCAAAGTGGGTAAAAAAACAGGCAACATATATCACTACTTTAACTATCTCCAAAAGACCACTGCTAAAATCTTTACTGAAAGCAAAAGTATCTGCTTAAGGAATTGATAACTTTATCTCATTATATAAAAGAAGTGTGCATGCACCTGGCATATGTGTTCTGAATCTGTTATTAAGAGAGGGTAGATGATTAAATCATGAAAGTTTCCAACACCAAATCAGATGTAGAATATTTCCGAAGCCAAGGGCGaattaaaattggttaaaaagATAATCCCTTTAGGAAAAATGACTTTTTATAGATATACTACTTGGCACGAGTTTTAATAGAATTCACCgggaaagaaaaattttgataatagtaataatttacaCCAAAATGAACGATACAAAAGTcatatagaataattaaacggaaaatccttgcatgattgaaaattttctgttttcaaTATGCATCCCgacaaattaatcatttatagaACAGCAAACTGGACTTTTTAAAGGGTAATAAGGAGTCCACTTATTGGTTGGAAGTTGGTCATATGCCTCGCTGGAGACAGAATTGCAACTGCCAGATGTCTGTTATGAAGGTATCTACATGAAGGGAAGAGTAGATTGGTTCGTTTGCATAGCAGGTGCCAAAATTTAGTCACAAAATTGTCTAAAACAAATGCACTTTCTTTTAAGGAGATAGCGTGCTCTCAGCAAATATGAGCTAACATATCAAAGGTAAAATGTCAAGAGTTCATAATCATTTATGATCTATCCAACATTCAAAACCTCAAGCTCTGATTCCAGATTTGGAGATTGCCTCTAACAGTTTCTCACACTGTCAATATCAATTATCATGGTTAGAAGCACATTCAAGTTATGGAACTCAAGTTATTTATGCATGGAATATGGCTACTAACGAAGTTGAATCACCATAGATTTGCAAAAATATCTATGATAAGGGTTGAGATATGCagataaattcataattattaccCTCCGTTCCTCAAAAAGATGTATACAAAATTTCTATTTCAGCAGTTCCGTTATTTCTATAAATTCTATATTGATTTAGAAGACAAATTCAGAAACTGAGGGACCATGAGGAACTCAAGTTAAAATACTGCTTTAATTAATTTGCTGCAACAGCTGAAAATTTGG belongs to Mangifera indica cultivar Alphonso chromosome 2, CATAS_Mindica_2.1, whole genome shotgun sequence and includes:
- the LOC123209599 gene encoding nuclear transcription factor Y subunit C-3, coding for MDQQGHGQPTSMGMVGSGAQLPYGTNPYPPNQMTGAPNAGSVITSVGTLQSPTQPAGAQLAQHQLAYHQIHQQQQQQLQQQLQSFWANQYQEIEKVNDFKNHSLPLARIKKIMKADEDVRMISAEAPVIFARACEMFILELTLRSWNHTEENKRRTLQKNDIAAAITRTDIFDFLVDIVPREDLKDEVLSSIPRGTMPVAGPADTLAYCYMPPQHAPQVGSTGMIMGKPVMDPSMYAQQSHPYMGQHMWPQGPEQQQSPSDH
- the LOC123198550 gene encoding increased DNA methylation 2-like isoform X1, producing the protein MDSPSHVTVFPAAPRLESNNVPTGAIPGEDQRFLLYFIFSTYFGPDLKGEPQKSVFQRMAGGLPPYTSDQLAGSHMKTVEVERIYYYALRKADQSLTVRLPWLNHFFKGKLSNSDLKLPLIYPQFPDLFPLQLHSHSKSRNHYKIIENIVFINNPDISYNNPEDVQRFRRLTGIENLYLSRDAARFHISEDHCVLYNVQVKEAESNGDSPPFMSSYISQRKRRMDDAMRSKEQDIHDAEPINSMPSSVAPRMYPCMTPLTTKVDTNFLDVDGPAMIFLASRPTKQEWTDITAAAKSGFALTGTAAMGRVGPIVGLMDIGECDDSYLFRVALPGVKRDERHFSCEVDASGKVLIRGVTTTGEKSVYRYSQVFEMQSRNLCPPGRFSLSFQLPGPVDPQQFTGNFGTDGILEGIVMKENSLVDK
- the LOC123198550 gene encoding alpha-crystallin domain-containing protein 22.3-like isoform X2 — protein: MAGGLPPYTSDQLAGSHMKTVEVERIYYYALRKADQSLTVRLPWLNHFFKGKLSNSDLKLPLIYPQFPDLFPLQLHSHSKSRNHYKIIENIVFINNPDISYNNPEDVQRFRRLTGIENLYLSRDAARFHISEDHCVLYNVQVKEAESNGDSPPFMSSYISQRKRRMDDAMRSKEQDIHDAEPINSMPSSVAPRMYPCMTPLTTKVDTNFLDVDGPAMIFLASRPTKQEWTDITAAAKSGFALTGTAAMGRVGPIVGLMDIGECDDSYLFRVALPGVKRDERHFSCEVDASGKVLIRGVTTTGEKSVYRYSQVFEMQSRNLCPPGRFSLSFQLPGPVDPQQFTGNFGTDGILEGIVMKENSLVDK